The Vidua chalybeata isolate OUT-0048 chromosome 17, bVidCha1 merged haplotype, whole genome shotgun sequence genome has a segment encoding these proteins:
- the SOX18 gene encoding transcription factor SOX-18 isoform X2, with protein MQGSRDCGLYGVQWEAESPALAEGFPFPVAPFFHSIEVLGTAGAFFWDKGIAWLGNQPFLLPALRLCSGQSWKALSASDKRPFVEEAERLRIQHLQDHPNYKYRPRRKKQAKKIKRMEPNILLHNLSQPCSDNFSMSHHGGSQPGHPQPPPLNHFRELHSMGSDIENYGLPTPEMSPLDVLEQTEPAFFPPHMQDDCNMMPFRGYHHHHQMEFPQEKCMGRDVAVPYTQTPSHLADAMRTPHPSSLYYNQMCSGTQNGLSAHLGQLSPPPEAHHMESVDHLNQTELWTDVDRNEFDQYLNMSRTRPEASGLPYHVSLSKVTPRSISCEESSLISALSDASSAVYYSPCITG; from the exons ATGCAGGGAAGCAGGGACTGTGGTCTGTACGGTGTGCAGTGGGAGGCAGaatccccagccctggcagaggggtTCCCATTCCCTGTAGCCCCATTCTTCCACAGCATTGaagtgctgggcactgctggagccTTCTTCTGGGACAAGGGAATAGCCTGGCTTGGGAaccagcccttcctgctgccagcactgaggCTTTGCTCAG GCCAATCGTGGAAAGCGCTGAGCGCCAGCGACAAGCGTCCCTTCGTGGAAGAGGCAGAGCGACTGCGcatccagcacctccaggaTCACCCCAACTACAAATACCGCCCAAGGAGAAAGAAGCAAGCCAAGAAAATCAAGCGGATGGAACCCAATATCCTCCTGCATAACCTTTCCCAGCCTTGCAGTGACAACTTCAGCATGAGTCACCATGGCGGCAGCCAGCCGGGCcacccccagcctcccccaCTTAACCACTTCAGAGAACTCCACTCCATGGGGTCGGATATTGAAAACTATGGCTTGCCAACTCCTGAGATGTCTCCCTTGGATGTCTTGGAACAGACCGAGCCGGCGTTTTTCCCTCCGCACATGCAGGATGACTGCAACATGATGCCCTTTCGCGGCTACCACCACCATCACCAGATGGAGTTTCCCCAGGAGAAGTGCATGGGGCGGGACGTGGCCGTGCCCTACACGCAGACCCCCTCACACTTGGCCGACGCCATGAGGACTCCCCATCCCTCCAGCCTTTACTACAACCAGATGTGCTCGGGAACTCAGAACGGGCTTTCCGCCCACCTGGGCCAGCTGTCGCCCCCGCCTGAAGCCCACCACATGGAGAGCGTGGATCACTTGAACCAAACCGAGCTCTGGACAGACGTTGACCGCAATGAGTTTGACCAGTATTTGAACATGAGCAGGACTCGTCCCGAAGCCTCGGGCCTCCCTTACCATGTCTCCCTGTCCAAAGTGACTCCTAGAAGCATCTCCTGCGAGGAGAGCAGTTTGATATCTGCCCTGTCCGATGCCAGCAGTGCTGTTTACTATAGCCCCTGCATCACCGGTTAG
- the SOX18 gene encoding transcription factor SOX-18 isoform X1, translated as MNISESNYCREEISQPRGDCSWVTAAVPAAEPGLAFPRPPGAASPASRTPSPEPGFAFGPGPGGAAPGAAPSRTPSPEPGYGYSPPAGRPEGKAAEDSRIRRPMNAFMVWAKDERKRLAQQNPDLHNAVLSKMLGQSWKALSASDKRPFVEEAERLRIQHLQDHPNYKYRPRRKKQAKKIKRMEPNILLHNLSQPCSDNFSMSHHGGSQPGHPQPPPLNHFRELHSMGSDIENYGLPTPEMSPLDVLEQTEPAFFPPHMQDDCNMMPFRGYHHHHQMEFPQEKCMGRDVAVPYTQTPSHLADAMRTPHPSSLYYNQMCSGTQNGLSAHLGQLSPPPEAHHMESVDHLNQTELWTDVDRNEFDQYLNMSRTRPEASGLPYHVSLSKVTPRSISCEESSLISALSDASSAVYYSPCITG; from the exons ATGAATATATCTGAGTCTAACTACTGCCGAGAGGAGATATCGCAACCCCGGGGCGACTGTTCATGGGTCACCGCCGCCGTGCCGGCCGCTGAGCCCGGGCTCGCCTTCCCGCGCCCCCCGGGAGCCGCCTCCCCCGCCAGCCGCACGCCCAGCCCCGAGCCCGGCTTCGCCttcggccccggccccggcggcgcggccccCGGCGCGGCCCCCAGCCGCACGCCCAGCCCCGAGCCGGGCTATGGATACAGCCCCCCGGCCGGCCGCCCCGAGGGCAAGGCCGCCGAGGACTCCCGCATCCGCCGGCCCATGAACGCCTTCATGGTCTGGGCGAAGGATGAGCGCAAGCGGCTGGCGCAGCAGAACCCCGACCTGCACAACGCCGTGCTCAGCAAGATGCTGG GCCAATCGTGGAAAGCGCTGAGCGCCAGCGACAAGCGTCCCTTCGTGGAAGAGGCAGAGCGACTGCGcatccagcacctccaggaTCACCCCAACTACAAATACCGCCCAAGGAGAAAGAAGCAAGCCAAGAAAATCAAGCGGATGGAACCCAATATCCTCCTGCATAACCTTTCCCAGCCTTGCAGTGACAACTTCAGCATGAGTCACCATGGCGGCAGCCAGCCGGGCcacccccagcctcccccaCTTAACCACTTCAGAGAACTCCACTCCATGGGGTCGGATATTGAAAACTATGGCTTGCCAACTCCTGAGATGTCTCCCTTGGATGTCTTGGAACAGACCGAGCCGGCGTTTTTCCCTCCGCACATGCAGGATGACTGCAACATGATGCCCTTTCGCGGCTACCACCACCATCACCAGATGGAGTTTCCCCAGGAGAAGTGCATGGGGCGGGACGTGGCCGTGCCCTACACGCAGACCCCCTCACACTTGGCCGACGCCATGAGGACTCCCCATCCCTCCAGCCTTTACTACAACCAGATGTGCTCGGGAACTCAGAACGGGCTTTCCGCCCACCTGGGCCAGCTGTCGCCCCCGCCTGAAGCCCACCACATGGAGAGCGTGGATCACTTGAACCAAACCGAGCTCTGGACAGACGTTGACCGCAATGAGTTTGACCAGTATTTGAACATGAGCAGGACTCGTCCCGAAGCCTCGGGCCTCCCTTACCATGTCTCCCTGTCCAAAGTGACTCCTAGAAGCATCTCCTGCGAGGAGAGCAGTTTGATATCTGCCCTGTCCGATGCCAGCAGTGCTGTTTACTATAGCCCCTGCATCACCGGTTAG